The following coding sequences lie in one Deltaproteobacteria bacterium genomic window:
- a CDS encoding 30S ribosomal protein S16, whose amino-acid sequence MALKLRLTRMGSKKKPFYRIVAVNSETRRDGRALDYVGYYNPMTEPQDIKIDQDKVKAWIERGAKPSDTVRSLLKKSGFSN is encoded by the coding sequence ATGGCTTTGAAACTCAGACTGACCCGCATGGGCTCCAAGAAAAAACCGTTTTACCGCATCGTGGCCGTGAACAGCGAAACCCGTCGCGATGGTCGCGCCCTGGACTATGTGGGATACTACAACCCCATGACCGAACCCCAGGACATCAAAATCGATCAAGACAAGGTCAAGGCCTGGATCGAGCGTGGCGCCAAGCCCTCGGATACCGTTCGCTCCTTGCTAAAAAAGTCTGGATTCAGTAATTAA
- the rimM gene encoding 16S rRNA processing protein RimM produces MWARSSANKAARHGPCGPFWARLRPRPENVPFWKFWSSVSEDRLDPAKLVELGRVEKPHGLRGELCIELYADSPFLFEHLARVYLRLPGKKPKPCRVEAWRPHRGRVLLMLDRSQGRDQAEAWRGAELLARERDVPEQDGDGIRPEDLIGLPVVHVAGGRIGILDDIQDIAGQEIWFIHDEAGNEILLPAVEEFVREIDLETGVIHVEPPDGLLELYQNS; encoded by the coding sequence ATCTGGGCAAGGTCATCGGCAAACAAGGCCGCACGGCACGGGCCATGCGGACCATTCTGGGCGCGGCTTCGACCAAGGCCAGAAAACGTTCCGTTCTGGAAATTCTGGAGTAGCGTGTCCGAAGACAGGTTGGATCCGGCCAAGCTCGTGGAGTTGGGCCGGGTTGAAAAGCCACATGGCCTCAGGGGGGAGCTCTGCATTGAACTTTATGCGGACTCCCCTTTCCTCTTTGAGCATTTGGCCCGCGTTTATCTGCGGTTGCCGGGCAAAAAACCCAAACCGTGCCGGGTCGAGGCGTGGCGTCCGCACAGGGGGCGTGTCTTGCTGATGCTGGACCGTAGCCAGGGCCGGGATCAGGCCGAGGCCTGGAGAGGCGCGGAGCTTCTCGCCCGGGAGCGGGATGTGCCCGAACAGGACGGCGACGGCATTCGGCCCGAGGATTTGATCGGCCTGCCGGTTGTCCATGTGGCGGGGGGCCGGATCGGTATTTTGGACGATATCCAGGATATCGCCGGTCAGGAAATCTGGTTTATCCATGACGAGGCCGGAAACGAGATTCTGCTGCCAGCCGTGGAGGAGTTTGTGCGCGAGATTGATCTCGAGACCGGGGTCATCCATGTCGAGCCGCCGGATGGTTTGCTCGAGCTTTATCAAAACTCATGA
- a CDS encoding KH domain-containing protein, giving the protein MLKDLIEFIAKSLVDNPDNVSVSEIEGEQTSVIELKVAKEDLGKVIGKQGRTARAMRTILGAASTKARKRSVLEILE; this is encoded by the coding sequence ATGCTCAAGGATCTGATCGAATTCATAGCGAAGTCGTTGGTGGATAATCCGGACAACGTTTCTGTTTCCGAAATCGAGGGCGAGCAGACTTCCGTCATCGAATTGAAGGTCGCCAAGGAGGATCTGGGCAAGGTCATCGGCAAACAAGGCCGCACGGCACGGGCCATGCGGACCATTCTGGGCGCGGCTTCGACCAAGGCCAGAAAACGTTCCGTTCTGGAAATTCTGGAGTAG